GTTCGGCGGTGGCAACACGGTCGCGGACGCAATGAATCCGTTCGCGGTCGATGTTCCGGAGCGTGGTGTGAGCGGCACGTCGTATCCGCACAACTTCAACGTGAGCTGGATCTACGACTTCCCGTTCTACAAGAACCAGGAAGGCGTGATCGGTCATATCCTCGGTGGATGGCAGCTCAACGGCATCTACCAGTACCTGAGCGGTCAGGTGTTCACCCCGGCTATCTTCAACTGGGGCGGCACCGAGTACTGCCAGGCCAGCTTCCAGGCTGCGTTCTTCAGCTCTGTGAGCAACTGCCGTCCGATCCTGAGCAACCCCGGTGCAGCGCTCGACACGGTCGGTTTCTGCACGGACTACACGCTGGCGGACTGCGGTCTGAGCGAGTACTACAGCGGCGCTCCGATCTCGGCGTCGGACGTGCACTGGATCATGAACGAACCGCAGGCGGCGTTGTTCTTCGGTAGCCCGTACCTGGGCATCGGGCGCAACACGCTCCGTGGCCAGACCAGGAACAACACGGACCTCACGGTCGTCAAGTCGACGAAGATCACCGAGCGCTTCAGCCTCCGGTTCGAAGCGCAGGCGTTCAACGTCTTCAACCGTCAGTTCCGCGGCGTGCCTGATCCGTTCATCGAGGACGGTATGCTCGTCGACGGTGGTTCGGCGATGAACAACTACTTCAACGGCAGCAACCGCCGCAACATGACGTTCGGCCTGAAGCTGATCTTCTAAGATCCGCTTCTGCTGTTGTTGCAGACTAACCGGCCCCGCGCCAACCAGCGCGGGGCCGTTTTCTTTGCTTCCAGGGTCGCCGCAACGCTGTCGGCTCGCCCGCCGCGGCGGGCTCACCTCGGCTGCGTCGCCCCTCGGCCTCTGCTCGCGCAGTCCGGCGCTCGCTCCGGCCTCACCCATTCCTTGGTAGATTTCCGCTGGAGTTCTGCGGGGTTAACCAATCTGCAACTGTGCTAGAATCGCGCTACTTTTCCCCATCCTGGTGAGTGTTGGAAGGCCGCCAGGCGCGCCCCCATGGACCTCCGTCGAAGACTGCAATACGCGATCGCGGCGCTGCTGGTGATCACCGCCTTCAGCGTCGCCGGGTACCGCCTGATCGGCGGGCCCGAGGTCACGCTGCTGCAGGCCCTGTACATGGCGGTCATCACGCTGGCGGGGGTGGGGTACGGCGAGATCGTGGAGACGGCGCACCACCCTGCCCTGCGCGTCTTCAACATGTTCGTCGTGCTGTTCGGGGTCACGATCACGGTGTACGTGTTCTCGGTCGTCACGGCCTTCCTGGTGGAAGGCGAGATCACGAACATCTTCTGGAGACGCAAGATGCAGAAACGGATCAGCGAACTGAAGAACCACTACATCATCTGCGGACTGGGCGACACGGGGCGCTTCGCCGTCGAGGAGCTCCAGAAGACCGGCACCGACTTCGTGGTGATCGAGGGCAACGCCGAGGTCATCAAGAGATTCCGCGAGCACCACGGCGAGGGCGCGGACAACGTCCTGATCCTGGCCGGCGACGCCACCGACGAGGAAGTGATCGCGCAGGCCGGCATCGACCGCGCGCGCGGGCTGATCGCCGCACTCTCTTCCGACAAGGACAACCTGGTCATCATCGTGATGACGCGGCAGGTGCGCGACGACATCCGGATCGTGGCGCGCTACACCGACCCGAAATTCGCCGACCGCATGACGAAAGCGGGCGCGAACTCCACCGTCTCGCCCAACCGCATCGGCGGGCTGCGGCTGGCGTCGGAGGCGCTGCGCCCGCACGTGGTGGGCTTCCTCGACCTGATGCTGCGCGAGCAGTCGCGCACCCTGCGCATCGAGGACATCGAAGTGCCCGCCGGGTCGCCTTGGGCGGGGCAGACCATCGGCGAGCT
This sequence is a window from Terriglobales bacterium. Protein-coding genes within it:
- a CDS encoding potassium channel protein, with product MDLRRRLQYAIAALLVITAFSVAGYRLIGGPEVTLLQALYMAVITLAGVGYGEIVETAHHPALRVFNMFVVLFGVTITVYVFSVVTAFLVEGEITNIFWRRKMQKRISELKNHYIICGLGDTGRFAVEELQKTGTDFVVIEGNAEVIKRFREHHGEGADNVLILAGDATDEEVIAQAGIDRARGLIAALSSDKDNLVIIVMTRQVRDDIRIVARYTDPKFADRMTKAGANSTVSPNRIGGLRLASEALRPHVVGFLDLMLREQSRTLRIEDIEVPAGSPWAGQTIGELKMHQRFNLLVMAVKNIFGDNQFIPNPADTLRLAPGSVLIAMGDVNDIRRARQEAGARAAASMA